A segment of the Sulfitobacter sp. D7 genome:
CAACCACCCGCTGGCGGGCAAAGACCTGCAGTTCGACATCGAACTGGTCAAAATCGCCTAAGCGATCTGACACTGCCTGCCGGGGGGATGTCTCTCCGGTGGGCCTACAAGGCGCGATGCGCGTCTTTTTCCCCTCGCACCGCAGCGCGCAGGCGCTTATGCAGGGGCCATGGATACCCCAGATACATTCGAGATTTTCCTTGTTTGCCCGCCCGGGCTTGAGGATTTGCTCTGCGCCGAGGTGCAGGAAAAAGGTTTTGCCGAAGCGCAGGCGCAGCCCGGCGGCGTGACTGTGCAGGGCGGCTGGCCCGAGGTTTGGCGCGCGAACCTAGAGCTGCGCGGGGCAGGTCGCGTGCTGGCGCGGATCGGCGGGTTTATGGCCTTCCATCTGGCGCAGTTGGACAAGCGCTGCCGCAAGTTTCCCTTTGGTGACGTGCTGCGTGCCGATGTGCCGGTGAAGGTGCAGGTGACGTGCAAGGCGTCGAAGATTTACCATGCCGGGGCCGCGCAGCAGCGGGTTGAGACGGCGCTGCATGAAAGCCATGGCATCACGGTGGATGCCGAGGCAGCATTGGTGCTCAAGGTGCGCATCCACGACAATGCGGTGCAATTCAGCCTCGATACCTCTGGCGAGGCGCTGCACAAACGCGGGCATAAAGAGGCCGTGGGCAAGGCGCCGATGCGCGAGAATATGGCGGCGCTGATGTTGCGGTCATGTGGGTACACGCCGGGCGAGCCGGTGGTGGATCCGATGTGCGGCTCGGGGACGTTTCTGATCGAAGCGGCAGAGATTGCGGCGGGGGTGAAACCGGGGCGCAGCCGAAGCTTTGCCTTTGAGGATTTGGCGAGTTTCGATGCCGGGGTTTGGGAGGAGATGCGCAGCGGTGGGGCGGTGGCCGAACCTGCGGCGCGGTTCTACGGCTCGGACCGGGACGCAGGCGCGATCCGCATGAGCACGGCCAATGCCGAGCGTGCGGGTGTGGGTGCGTGGTGTCATTTCGCCTGCCACGGGGCAGGGGAGGTGCAGCCGCCAGAGGGTCCGCCGGGGCTGGTGATCGTGAACCCGCCTTATGGGGGGCGGATTGGGAATAAGAAGCTGCTGTATCCTTTGTATGGGACGCTGGGCGAGACGCTGAAGACGCGGTTCCGCGGCTGGCGCGTGGGGCTGGTAACGTCAGAGCCGCCTCTGGCGCGGGCGACAGGGCTGCCATGGAAACCGCAGGGGCCAGCGATAGCGCATGGGGGGATGAAGATCTGGCTCTGGCAGACGGATGTGCTGCGGTAGAACCTACCACCTGAGCCCGGAATCAAGCCGCAGGCGCCGGGCCATCGCCTGCCCGCCCCCCCGGGTAGGCGATTTGGTGAGGCTAGACGCGACTTGGCGAAGTCACGTCACGGCTGAACCATAAAGTGGCAAGGTCCAGCCGTTGCATCGCCGACCCGCGGGCAGGCGATGGCCCTCAGTGCGTGTTTAAAGATGCTCCGCCTGCGGCATCCCCAGCACATGAAAGCCCCCATCGACCCGGACAATCTCGCCCGTGGTGCAGGCCCCCGCATCCGATGCCAGATAAACCGCCGTGCCACCAACAGCCTCCAACGTCGCATTCGACCGCAGCGGCGCGTTTTGATCCGTGTGCTTATAGGTCTTGCGCGCGCCACCGATGGCAGCCCCCGCCAGTGTCTTCATCGGCCCCGGTGAAATCGCGTTTACGCGGATGCCTTCCGGCCCCAGATCATTCGCCAGATAGCGCGTGGCGCTTTCCAACGCCGCCTTGGCCACACCCATCACGTTGTAATTCGGCGTCACGCGGTTCGACCCCATGTAGGTCAGCGTCATCAGCGTGCCGCCGTTCTCGACCATCAGCGGATGCGCGCGGCGCGCGACGTCGATGAATGAATAGGCCGAGATGTCCATCGAGTTCTTGAAGTTCGCCCGACTGGTGTTCAGAAACCGGCCCGTTAACTCGGATTTATCTGAGAAAGCAATGGCATGCACGACGAAGTCAATCGTCGGCCAGCGCGCGCCCAGCTCATCAAAAGCACGGTCGAGCGAGGCGTCATCGGTCACATCGACATCGACCATGAAGTCCGATCCGACGCTCTGCGCCAGCGGCTCAAGGCGTTTGCCAAAGGCTTCGCCCTGATAGGTAAAGGCCAGTTCGGCCCCGGCCTCGGACATCGCTTTCGCGATGCCCCAAGCGATAGACCGTTCGTTGGCCACGCCCATGATAAGGCCGCGTTTTCCTGCAAGCATTCCTGACATATCGCGCCCTCAGCCCTTATACTTTGACAGGATCATCGACCCATTGGTGCCACCAAACCCGAAGGAGTTGGTCATCACGGAATCGAGGCCCGCGTTGTCGACGCGCTCCAGCGCAATCTCCGAAGGATCGAGCGCGGGGTCGAGGTTTTGCACATTGATCGACCGGGCGATGAAATCGTTGTCGAGCATCAGCAGGCTGAAGATCGCCTCCAGTGCGCCCGCAGCGCCCTGCGCGTGGCCGGTCATCGACTTGGTCGAGCTTACTGGCGGCGTGCTGCCTTGGCCAAAGACCCGGCGGACGGCTTCGATTTCGCCCACGTCGCCGACGGGCGTCGAGGTGCCGTGCGCGTTGATATAGCCGACCTTGCGGCCTTCGGGCAGGGTGTCGAGCGCCAGACGCATCGCACGCTCGCCGCCTTCACCGCTGGGGGCCACCATGTCGTGGCCGTCGCTGGTGGCGGCATAGCCGGTCACTTCGGCATAGATTTTCGCACCGCGCGCCAGCGCGTGGTCGAGGTCTTCGAGCACGAGCATACCGCCGCCGCCGGAGATCACGAAACCGTCGCGGTCGGCGTCGAAGGCGCGGCTCGCCGTTTCGGGCGCGTCATTGTACTTGGACGACATCGCGCCCATCGCGTCGAAGAGGCACGACAGCGTCCAGTCCAACTCTTCGCCGCCACCGGCAAACATCACGTCTTGCTTGCCCAGCATGATCTGCTCGGCCGCGTTGCCGATGCAATGCAGCGAGGTGGAACAGGCGGAGGTGATGGAATAGTTAATTCCCTTAATCTTGAACGCGGTCGAAAGGTTCGCGCTGACAGTCGAAGACATGCATTTCGGCACGGCAAAAGGCCCGATGCGCTTGGTCGCCCCGGTGTCTTTGACGATGTTATG
Coding sequences within it:
- a CDS encoding THUMP domain-containing class I SAM-dependent RNA methyltransferase codes for the protein MDTPDTFEIFLVCPPGLEDLLCAEVQEKGFAEAQAQPGGVTVQGGWPEVWRANLELRGAGRVLARIGGFMAFHLAQLDKRCRKFPFGDVLRADVPVKVQVTCKASKIYHAGAAQQRVETALHESHGITVDAEAALVLKVRIHDNAVQFSLDTSGEALHKRGHKEAVGKAPMRENMAALMLRSCGYTPGEPVVDPMCGSGTFLIEAAEIAAGVKPGRSRSFAFEDLASFDAGVWEEMRSGGAVAEPAARFYGSDRDAGAIRMSTANAERAGVGAWCHFACHGAGEVQPPEGPPGLVIVNPPYGGRIGNKKLLYPLYGTLGETLKTRFRGWRVGLVTSEPPLARATGLPWKPQGPAIAHGGMKIWLWQTDVLR
- a CDS encoding enoyl-ACP reductase FabI, which codes for MSGMLAGKRGLIMGVANERSIAWGIAKAMSEAGAELAFTYQGEAFGKRLEPLAQSVGSDFMVDVDVTDDASLDRAFDELGARWPTIDFVVHAIAFSDKSELTGRFLNTSRANFKNSMDISAYSFIDVARRAHPLMVENGGTLMTLTYMGSNRVTPNYNVMGVAKAALESATRYLANDLGPEGIRVNAISPGPMKTLAGAAIGGARKTYKHTDQNAPLRSNATLEAVGGTAVYLASDAGACTTGEIVRVDGGFHVLGMPQAEHL
- the fabB gene encoding beta-ketoacyl-ACP synthase I; this translates as MRRVVVTGLGIVSSIGNNAEEVLDALKNGTSGIEASPEMAEHGFRSRVAGTLKINLADHIDKRTLRFMGPGAGYAYVAMDQAIKDAGLSEDQISNPRTGLVAGSGGPSTSAMFAAHNIVKDTGATKRIGPFAVPKCMSSTVSANLSTAFKIKGINYSITSACSTSLHCIGNAAEQIMLGKQDVMFAGGGEELDWTLSCLFDAMGAMSSKYNDAPETASRAFDADRDGFVISGGGGMLVLEDLDHALARGAKIYAEVTGYAATSDGHDMVAPSGEGGERAMRLALDTLPEGRKVGYINAHGTSTPVGDVGEIEAVRRVFGQGSTPPVSSTKSMTGHAQGAAGALEAIFSLLMLDNDFIARSINVQNLDPALDPSEIALERVDNAGLDSVMTNSFGFGGTNGSMILSKYKG